The DNA region ACTCGCTTTCTTTATGTCCTCAGCGCAATCAGAGTTTAAAAACTCAACGACTGAGTAGCACTAGAGATGCAGCTTTATATGAGCTGCTCATTCAGAACTAAGAAAAGAATCATTAAATAACGCCAATGGTTTGTTGCAATATCGTTTAGTTGCCGTATCGTATACAAAACCTAGCTTTCTTTACGTGGTCTTTGTAATTGTGAAGATTCTAGAGGTTGCGGCTTACTCAAACCCTTAACAACTACAGGGGTGGCGCGGTGCGAGGTGACAATAATTCAAACGCCACTTGGTagatttaaactgatttaatgACAGATCAAAAGTGTAGCgataagtttgttttaaaaagccTATTTATTACTTCAACATAAACCGAGCTGTTACATGTTCAAAAGACCGAAGAAATAACTGACTACATTCCGAATGCACATATCGTTATATAATCATGAGTGGCGCGCTCATAGTGATGAGTTCAACTGCTGGTACCTATGATCGCCGCTTCTATATAGTATTTCACAGTATTTCGTCACAAAAAGTTAAAAGGTTTAGATCAATCGGTTGCGTTTGACAGAAGGGTCATGAAGATAGCGAAGATCGAAGGTAGTTGACCTTGGAAGCAGCAGCAGTAGAAAAAACAGTAGTAGCTGTAGGTGCAGATTAAGTTGTAGAAATGGATAGACGTGATAATTCTCGTGTCATATAAATTATAATCAAACGAAGGTACAAACAACAGTATATTActataaacaaaaataactaaatgagaataaatgagtaacgatttaaaaagaaacaatttgtaAATAAGATCGTTTTGCTATAATACTGTAATAATGACACTTAGTTGACTAAACGAGACGTTCtatgaccgaaaaaaaaaaggctgatgATTCTATGACTTAattaaaacagagaaaataCTGACGCACTTTGGTTGACGACTCGTaccgaaaaaaaagcaaagacaatTGATATAGCGGTAGCTTGGATCCTACTGATCGTAACAAAGGTAATGGTGTGGCTTCAACCAACTTATAGGTTATGATACGTGAAGAAAGCTATGGCGTCGCAAAAAGTAACACCCTCAATAAGAACTACTTCCTGGGCAGCAAAGACTCCAAAGTTGTGAAACAATTCTAGGAAATCTCCATTTCTACCGACGCCTTCATTTTAGATCACGTAATGGACTACACAATAATTGAATATAAATCAAAAGAAAGTTTGTAGGAAATTAGTAAAAACAAACAGCGTTTCAAAACTAACAGTCTTATGTATCCATCGTAATCAGAGTTTGCATACTCAACGACTGAGTAGCATTCCAAATGCAGCTTATCGGCAGCACATTCGGAACTCAAAAAAGAATACTCCTGTAACGCTAAGGGTTTGCTGCAATATCGTTTATCCGTCAAACTGGCCCTCAGGTCGACCCAGCGttggaatgaaaaagttttgtttttgtttctttttttttctacactcTCGGTCGTCTCAGTGACTAGTGCATAGTGAGGACTGTGCTGTGGCATTTAATTGCTTCCTTTGACTCGGGTAGAAACACATGGAAGACCAAACGTTAGTACTGTtagacaacatttttatttaaatcacaacTGTAATGAAGTTGGCAAACGTAATTCAACGTACAATATTTGAAGATTGCTGAGGTTGGCAAGCAAGTCAGATGGTAGCTCCTCCAAATGGTTATCACTCAGGTCTCTGTAAAATGCAATGGCATTTACAAATAACGTGTACAAGGGGAAATATCCGTGATCAACTCTGACTTTATTATTCTCAGGTGATTAGCGTTTACAAGAAGACTGAAAAACTCATTACATAGTTACAAGAATGGATAAAGAGGAGAATTTCTTCTATAAGGATGATGAAACTCTTACATGGACCAAACTGTCCCTATAAACTTAGCAATCATATCAATAATTATCAAAATCGAAAGGCGCCCTAGCATAGTAAATTGCAAAtaagtcaatttattttcaaataaaagtgtgCGTGACCAGAAACTTTACCAAATCATTTCTACTgttagaagataaaaaaaaatttccaaggacTTTAAGGTTCTAAATATTCCTGGATGAAGGCTGCTTAGTGTGTTGTTGTGGATATACCTGTGATTTGATTGGAACGATTGTCAAAGGCGTTGATACTGTCCGTGTATTGATTAACGCCTCCATATGCAGGGTGCGGAGTGTAGAGTGACTGGTGCATAGTGAGGACTGCGCTGTGGCATTTAATTGCTTGTTTTGACTCGGGTAGAAACACATGGAAGACGAAACGTCAGTACTGTTGTCGGATCTTTCCGTCCTTAGGGCTCGACAATTTATGATTACACAGCCGAGTCAAACTATTATAACTTCTAACAGAACGTTGACAAAATCCATCCACAAAATATGACTTCCTATGACACAGTTCATATATGAATCGACAAAGAGTAAATTCCCCGAAAGTCACAATTTTTCCTGCTAAACTAGGAGCTACTAAAGGAGCAGACCCAATGAAAGAAAGGTAGGTAAAGTTCACTCACAGGATATTCAAATGTGGATTGCGATCAAATAGGGTTGGAGGAAGGTCTTtcagcttgtttttgtttaatatccTATTTAGCCAGAACAGTCAAGAAGATTAGCTGTTAGCTTATCACAAGAATAACAAAGATTTATTAACGAAATCATGACCTTAGGCTCCCTGAACTTTTCCCTCTAGTCTGAAGTTCTTTTTCCTCTATGGGTTCAACGTCAATATGAACTAAAAAGAAGTCTGTCAGGACCATACCTACTTTTTTTGACCACATCATATCGATCGTGACATATTATAAATAAATGGTATgacatgtttctttttccttacgTAACTaagacaacatttttatttaaatcacaacTGTAATGAAGTTGGCAAACGTAATTCAACGTACAATTCTTGAAGATTGCTGAGGTTGGCAAGCAAGTCAGATGGTAGCTCCTCCAAATGGTTATCACTCAGGTCTCTGTAAAATGCAATGGCATTTACAAATAACGTGTACAAGGGGAAATATCCGTGATCAACTCTGACTTTATTATTCTCAGGTGATTAGCGTTTACAAGAAGACTGAAAAACTCATTACATAGTTACAAGAAtggataaagagaaaaattcctcTATCATGGTGATGGACGATTTTCTCTTAAAGAAGCAATTGAATTATCCATTCATCTTTGCTTCTTGGTATATTTGGCAGCTGGTTGATTAGCTATTcaatgcttttattttttcttgaaaaattatatatagTGTCCTCtcttgttggtttgtttgtttttttttttgtctattatttgaatttatttgacTTGAATGATTACATGTAATATACGCACAAGATTGTCGTTGTAGCTGGCAGTTTCCATGGAAATGATTTAAGTTGTTTTCCCCTGCAGTTAACTTCCACTGACTTGCATTCACAGGGTTCTGGACAATCAATTGTAGTATTTGATGCCAAATAATTGCTTCTTACGGTTTCAACAGCTGTTCAGTAAATTTACATACGTGATAAGTATttccaaaataagaaacaaaactacGTACTGATGACTGATGATTACTAAATATATTTGGTAGAGAGGGCTAAATTATTCGCCAATAGTATTTACGAGAAGTGAAATGTCATCGCTTAcccaataaaaaaataaacacgaACATGGTTTTCTTTGTGACAGACATGACGCGAGAATCACCTGAAAGCACAATAGACAAGATCAGCGCTTAAGATCGAGGCAAACAGGCATGGCAAAGAAATCTATGTGGAATGCATTTTCAGTCTTGTGGTCAAAGGGGAAATAAACTAAGGCGAgcttggaaaaatttgaagagctgAATATAACGAAATCTTGAAAAAGCAACCATAGGCGTACACTAAGCGACCAGTCTTTATTTATCAACGGTAGGGGAAATGaagggggaatcagtcgtcgccaacagagtataaaaatagaactgtagaaaattgacagcCAATTGACTTTTAATGAGGGGGACTCATGCAAATATGAAAATGACTATTTATCGCCGAGGGGGGccgggggagggggaggggggaggcaGAGGATTTGGTGGACCACGTAGGGGTCAACAGAAAcggagggggatcagtcgtcgctaacagagaTTAAAAATAGAACTGTAGGAAATTGACAGAcgattaatttttaatgaggGACACTCatacaaatatgaaaatgacTACTTATCGCCGAGAGGGTGGGGGGGCAGGGGGGGCGATTATCTGAGGAAATCACGTGGTGTTCAGCAGAAGCGGAGGGGGGGGTAAGtatcgccaacagagtataaagatagaactgaagaaaattgaaagcCGATTAAGTGCGAATGAAtggggatcataagaatatgaCAATGAGCTTTATTGCTGAAGTCCGTCATCAGTCGTGCCTGGTCTGAAACAAgctcaaagaaaagcatttgaaGCCTTTTGAAGCAGTCTGTGTTGACGTTACACTAAGACCTGCGATTCAAACGCACTATAAAAGTACTTGTGAACAACAAAAAACCGTCAGATAATTGTCgtttttgtcattaattttaagttttaagcAGATGGTGAAAAACAATTACCCGCTCACAAAACGAGAAAGAATTGCTGCTCAGTTTTAAAAAGCCTCACAAACAATTTCAATGATTATTCCTTTAGTCACAGAGATAACGAAAATAACTTTCTTATTCAAATTAATTGTCGTTTTGTCATAACATTTACGGTGAATTATTTTACCAAGAGAGAGAGGTTGCTAAACATCCGTCTTCTGACAACCAGCCGAATGTTAAAGGATGAAGTAAACTGTAGCACGATGCCATAATGATTACATTAGTTTCTGTTGGACATGTTAAAAGCTAATCGCACAAACAACCATTGCTTCTTCAATTTCTGTTAAAAATCGTTATTTATgtgtaattttcaaaacaaaaaaacagtaagTATTACGGagcatattaattttttcagccTAACAACGACATAAAGTCAAAAGCATATGGTGCGGTCACAGTTACTATGACTTGATCACTGAAAAAACTATAACTGGCTGTAACTATATATTTTTTACCAATTGTTCTGAACTATTAAATGAACTACTTGCAGTACACAAATGGATGGATCAATTATTTACCTGAACTACCCCATCGAGGAGTCTCTGGTTTCTTGTAAGCCACAATATTGCACCGTTAAAGACAGAATTGCTAAAATAACGTTATTTGAATACGTTTGCAATAAACTGCATGAAAACGTGGATTTGCATGCATAATTACCGATAATTATGTGGTGGACGATACATAATTAATATCCCGGGGAactgaaattgttttgaaacttcCAAACTTTTCAGgaattcatctttctttaaaaaactgaacTGTTCATTCGACTTCTTGTCTCTACTTATAGCAAATATTTGcgttttttcatctctttttcGTACAATATGTTCAATGCCTGTCTAAAATGACGTTATTGTCATTGTTGTTATTTGAAAACTAGCGATCTTTATcatgaaaattcaaatgaaacacgtaggatgaaatatttttaattcacaaagaaattgtGACTGGTAATACGACTGAAGCTGAGGAATACCATTCATTCAGAAATAGATATTAGTAAAGGATGTATTTCCGAGGAAGTGAAAAGAGTGCGCATGTCCACAAGAAGCTAAAGCTTGGCACGTGGCGTTTCGATACATAAATTTCTCACCAACACAGATTTTTCTATGCTGCCGCATTTAACAAACCAGATCTCACAGACCGCCCAAAACTAATGTGgggttttgtttaaaaatacgTATTTATGTCCTGATGCTTTGCCGTAGGTGAACTTTCCATTGCAAATCTAgctctttttaaattatttaggCTAAAAGGTGAATTTCACATACAGTTCatgtttcttttcatgtttcGTGTAACAGTCATATCATGTAatatctaaatttttcaaacttcccAGATTGAGCCTGGGCTGCTTGTTGTGTCAAACTTACCAAATACGTCAACATGTTCAGATCTTTTTAGAAGAATAAGACAACCATCAGCCTTGCATGTTACGATTTATGTACTTTTATTCATGGACGGGGAGCTGTTTATAACCGTTTTCCCTAGGCACTCGGGTGAATCATACACGAGGGCCAGATGACAGCTCTTTATAATAAACTAGCACAAACATATTTCATGCATCAAGTAATAATACGAACTATCACTGGATCAAACACAATTCTTACCCTGATTCTACTAGTTTGATCAAAATGAAGGATCGATTTCTGtcgcttggccgtggaaggcCTGTGTACGAGACTAATTCTGCCCTcgcctccacccctcccccacctTAGCCATTGAAGAAGTCcgatatttttattattttgaagatTTAACTGAATTCTTTTCGAATGTCATTTATTGCGGAGTAGGTGGACGCCACACCACCAAAAATTCCAACAGCTATGAGTTCATACAAGAAAACCTTGATATGAAGAGGAGTATTACGTTCAAttctcaaataaaacaaacaggGAAATACAAAGGTCAATGCAGTTATTGTGGATCCTCCAATAAGAGACAGAATGGGACCAAACTTTGGGATGAGTTCGCCAATGCCAAGAATAAAACACATGATGGCGGTGCGAAGGAGGCACCGTTTGACACTAAATCCTGTTGGAAAAGAAGACCGAAAAATGACTTAAGTTAGCGTAGGTGTCTAACATTAAAACGCTGTGTAGGTGGGGGGTTTTTATGAAAGCAAGACTCCGATAAGGAAAACAGTTTTacacgaaagaaaaaagaaaaaaaaaagctcgtATTTCGCCCCTAGATATATAAGCGTAGCTGTGGACCCTAGAGCTATCTTGATCACATTCCCTGTAAAATATTAGATTCTATGTTTTTTTTACGGAATAGGTAGACGTCCATC from Pocillopora verrucosa isolate sample1 chromosome 1, ASM3666991v2, whole genome shotgun sequence includes:
- the LOC131773506 gene encoding phospholipase A2 inhibitor-like, whose product is MSVTKKTMFVFIFLLAVETVRSNYLASNTTIDCPEPCECKSVEVNCRGKQLKSFPWKLPATTTILDLSDNHLEELPSDLLANLSNLQELILNKNKLKDLPPTLFDRNPHLNILDLSDNHLEELPSDLLANLSNLQILYVELRLPTSLQL